The following DNA comes from Methanomassiliicoccales archaeon LGM-DZ1.
AACGACTTCATCGCCCACCCCTCCACCATGGAGAACATCGAGCTCGCTTCCGACCCCCTGGTCTTCAACAGGCTCATGCTCGGAGACTGGAGGAACGCTGGTTACAAGGACGCCGCCGATGCCGCCCACGACATCGTCGTCGATGTCCTGAAGAACCACGAGGTCAAGCCCATCGAGGCCGATGTGCTCGCCAAGATGGAGGAGATCGCGAAGAAGGCCGACCAGGCATACCTGAAGAGGGCTGCCCAGGAGGAGAGCCAGTAAACAGTAAGGGGGGAACCCCGAAACCTTTTACCTCCGGGCCCGCCCGGAGGGTTCATCTAGAGGAGAAATAGAAATGAGTCAGGAACTTAACGACAGGGCCATCAAAGCTGTGATGACCTACAACATCAACGAGTCCAAGAAAGTCGCCCAGGACGCCCTCGACCAGGGAGCGGACCTCGTCGACCTGATCCAGAACGGATACACCGTCGGCATCAACAAGGTCGGAGACCTCTACGAGCAGAAGAAGCTCTTCCTCCCCCACATCATGGCCGCCGCTAACGCCATGAACGCGGGAGTCGACCTGCTGACCCCCCACCTCGGCGACAAGTCGGACAAGACCGAGTCCCTCGGCAAGTTCGTCATCTGCACCATCGAGGGAGACATCCACTCGATCGGGAAGGACATCGTCGCCATCATGCTGAAGGTCGCCGGGTTCGATGTCATCAACCTCGGCAGGGACATCCCCCTGAAGCAGATCGCCCAGGCCGTCGCCGACAACAACGCCGTCGCCGTCGGGACCTCCGCCCTCATGACCTCCACCATGGTCAACCAGAAGGCCTTCGAGGAGATCATGAAGAAGCAGGGACTCAAGGGCAAGTGCCTCACCAACGTCGGCGGGGCCCCTGTCACCCAGGACTGGGCCGACGAGATCGGAGCGGATGTCTACTCCGAGAACGCCCAGGACTGCGTTGCCAAGATGGTCAAGGCCGTGAAGGGCTGATCATTTCCCGCGCCCTCCGCTTCACGGCGGGGGGTGCCAAACCCCTTAGGCTCGCGGCGCCGGCTTGAAAGCCGCGGTGTGTGGTAATATGGCAGAGAACATCAAGCCTCAGGCTAATCCGGCCGATTACAGGCCGAACGAAACGCCTGTCGATATCGAGACCCTCGTGAAGGCGGATCACAAGAAGAAGATCCGTTTCGGTCTCATCATGGGAATCCTTTGCGCGCTGTACTGGGGAGTGTGGTATGTCCCCGGGTACGCCGTATACGACCTTCCCGACCTTCTCAACAGTCTTTCAGCTAATCTCACAGAGAACCATCCCAGCCTCAGCACGGATGCGAACACGCTCATGGTATGCGTGTTCCTCACCGGCCTCAACGCCATCGCCTGCGCTCTGGTGCTGTTCATCTGGAACGGCGCCCTGGGAAAGCTCCCCGAGTTCCACAGGACCCTTGTGGAGTTTAAGGCGGCCAGCAAGTACTTCCTCCTCGCGGGGATCTGCGGCGCCTGTGCTGTCTCGGGAACTTATATCGCTGCAACTTTCCTCAGCCCCGGTTTCGCGGCCATCGCCGGCCTGCTGTATCCTATAATCGGGACCACTATGTCCGTCCTGTACCTGAAGCAGAAGGTCTCCAAGAGGGGATACCTGGCTATCATCGTGCTGCTGGCGGGCGGTATCACTCTCTACTCCGGAACCCTCATCGCCGGGAACACCGACAGCTCCAACCCCACGCTCGGAGCGATCGGAGGTATCATGGCGGCAGTCGGATGGGGATTCGAAGGTGTCGTCGCCGGAAAGGCGCTCGATATCTGCGAGCCCGATGTCGGGCTTCACCTCAGGTTCTGCTTCGAGGCGCTCTTCTGGATCATCGTCATGCTCATCTTCACCGGATGCGGCTACAACCTGTTCTACTCCATCGGAGATGTCTTCGGCGACCCCGCGGACTTCGTCGTCGTGCTCATGCTGGGTCTTTCCTTTGCATGGTGCTACGTCACGTGGTACAAGTCGTTCCCGTTCCTGGGAGTGGCCAGAGGGCAGGCCGTCGGAAGCCTGTACGCCGCCTGCGCGGTCATCTTCCTGATCATCTTCTTCGGACCCGAGGACGCACTCGGATACGATGACGATTCTATGGCGCTCATCGTCGGCTCGACCATCGCCGGGCTGATCATCTGCCTCATCGGGAGCTTCCTCATCGCCACCGAAGACAGCGAAGGGCTCGTCAGCCTCAGGGCCGAGAACGAGCCTGCCGATGAGAACGGGCACGCTGCGAACACCGTCGAGCCTATGGACGACCACGGCAAGATCATCAGGAAGGCGCCGATCAAGTTCCGCCTGATGCAGATCCTCGAGAACGGGGGCCCGCAGTGGAGCTACGAGGTCGTCGACAAGCTGTGCGAAGAGTACGGCATGAAGTCCGAGCACGACAAGCACATGGTGAACTACGACCTGATCGAGATGACCTCGGCCGGATTCCTCAGGGAAGAAGGCTACGAGATCGACACCGAGGGCAAGCTGAACAAGGACCACCTCCTCGTGAAGTACGCCATCACCGATCTCGGGATCACCACCATCGACGAGCTCAAGACGAAGGTGAGACACTATGAGTAACTGGGATGCATACGCGGGCCACTTCGCCGACGGCATACCTGCCGGCGAGATCATCAGCACCGTGTTCATCATTGCCCTCTGCGCATTCGGCGTCATCATCGCGCGCTGGATGTACAAGCAGCTCTGAAAGGGCATGAACAGGGGGCCTTCCGGCCCCCTCCAAACATCCTGAAACCTTTTGCTCCTTTTTTCTATTGTATATGTACATGCCTGCAGAGCATTGCCTCCGGGGCATTCTATCATGCGCTGCGGACGGCCGCCGGTGCCGCTTGTTCGTGCCGTCCGATGTCCGGTCAGGGGCCAGCGATATCCTTTCGGACGGGCTGGGCAGGTCTCCTTTTCTTTCTATATTTAAATGTTTGTTTAAAACTGGGGCTATGGGATG
Coding sequences within:
- a CDS encoding DMT family transporter, which gives rise to MAENIKPQANPADYRPNETPVDIETLVKADHKKKIRFGLIMGILCALYWGVWYVPGYAVYDLPDLLNSLSANLTENHPSLSTDANTLMVCVFLTGLNAIACALVLFIWNGALGKLPEFHRTLVEFKAASKYFLLAGICGACAVSGTYIAATFLSPGFAAIAGLLYPIIGTTMSVLYLKQKVSKRGYLAIIVLLAGGITLYSGTLIAGNTDSSNPTLGAIGGIMAAVGWGFEGVVAGKALDICEPDVGLHLRFCFEALFWIIVMLIFTGCGYNLFYSIGDVFGDPADFVVVLMLGLSFAWCYVTWYKSFPFLGVARGQAVGSLYAACAVIFLIIFFGPEDALGYDDDSMALIVGSTIAGLIICLIGSFLIATEDSEGLVSLRAENEPADENGHAANTVEPMDDHGKIIRKAPIKFRLMQILENGGPQWSYEVVDKLCEEYGMKSEHDKHMVNYDLIEMTSAGFLREEGYEIDTEGKLNKDHLLVKYAITDLGITTIDELKTKVRHYE
- a CDS encoding methyltransferase cognate corrinoid protein, producing the protein MSQELNDRAIKAVMTYNINESKKVAQDALDQGADLVDLIQNGYTVGINKVGDLYEQKKLFLPHIMAAANAMNAGVDLLTPHLGDKSDKTESLGKFVICTIEGDIHSIGKDIVAIMLKVAGFDVINLGRDIPLKQIAQAVADNNAVAVGTSALMTSTMVNQKAFEEIMKKQGLKGKCLTNVGGAPVTQDWADEIGADVYSENAQDCVAKMVKAVKG